One candidate division WOR-3 bacterium DNA window includes the following coding sequences:
- a CDS encoding metallophosphoesterase: MKSGKIYLILLFIAGTSFGLFVHPPYLQNLTDSTITVAWQTADTNIGRVRYGLSTNYAREISETTPSTAHHLVLDQLLPDTVYHYQVISGQDTTEDATFFTRRHASAPFRFLVYGDNRTDSAAHQAVVDRMFLTSPKPQLLLNVGDLTDNGTDEEYRTFFRIGGKIFNQAPLYPVLGNHDIRTLPNWFDFFYLPGNERWYHFLYGNAAFYFLDNYSDFSPGSEQYRWLLDQLLADSANPDVRHIFVTFHEPPFTTSARHSSNEQVQQHLCPLFERFQVRAVFNGHIHAYEHSLVNNIHYITTGGGGAPLHTEWDSIQPYTVYREANYQFVIVDVAGDLVTCQAVRADGSTMETFTLIPGVGETEKTDCRATNLTAFICSLNRICLQFRLEKAAPIKLVLFDNQGRARLMVKQGWLASGEHRFLLNIGNLPAGNYFARLTTPKNTATARLTLFK, translated from the coding sequence ATGAAATCAGGTAAAATTTATCTCATTTTGCTCTTTATCGCCGGCACATCGTTCGGCTTGTTTGTCCATCCGCCCTATCTGCAAAACCTGACCGACTCCACGATAACCGTTGCCTGGCAAACTGCGGACACAAACATCGGCAGGGTGCGCTATGGCTTGAGCACCAACTACGCGCGGGAAATCTCAGAAACCACGCCGTCAACCGCGCACCACCTTGTTTTAGACCAACTCCTTCCCGACACCGTCTATCACTATCAGGTTATTTCCGGGCAAGACACCACCGAGGACGCCACCTTCTTTACCCGGCGCCATGCTTCTGCGCCATTTCGCTTTCTTGTTTACGGTGACAACCGCACCGACAGCGCCGCACACCAGGCGGTTGTTGACCGGATGTTCTTAACCAGCCCCAAACCCCAACTTCTGCTCAATGTTGGTGACCTGACCGATAACGGCACAGACGAAGAGTACCGGACATTTTTCCGGATTGGAGGAAAAATCTTTAACCAGGCGCCACTTTATCCGGTGCTGGGCAATCACGACATCCGAACCCTGCCAAACTGGTTTGATTTTTTCTATCTACCCGGCAACGAACGCTGGTATCACTTCCTCTACGGCAACGCCGCCTTTTACTTTCTGGACAACTACTCCGATTTTTCACCCGGCAGCGAGCAGTACCGGTGGCTCCTTGACCAACTCCTTGCCGACAGCGCCAACCCCGATGTCCGGCACATATTCGTTACCTTCCACGAACCACCCTTCACAACCAGCGCCCGCCACTCCAGCAACGAGCAGGTCCAGCAGCACCTCTGCCCGCTTTTTGAACGGTTTCAAGTCCGGGCGGTTTTCAATGGCCACATCCACGCCTATGAACACAGTTTGGTCAACAACATCCACTACATCACCACCGGTGGTGGTGGTGCGCCGCTCCATACCGAATGGGACTCAATCCAGCCCTATACCGTTTACCGGGAAGCGAACTACCAGTTTGTCATTGTTGATGTCGCGGGCGACCTTGTCACCTGCCAGGCGGTGCGGGCAGACGGTAGCACAATGGAAACATTCACCTTAATCCCGGGCGTCGGTGAAACCGAAAAAACCGATTGCCGGGCAACAAACCTGACCGCCTTCATCTGTTCGCTCAACCGGATTTGCCTCCAATTTCGCCTGGAAAAAGCGGCACCGATAAAACTGGTACTTTTTGACAATCAGGGCAGAGCGCGGTTAATGGTCAAACAGGGCTGGCTCGCGTCTGGTGAACACCGCTTTCTTCTCAACATTGGAAACCTGCCCGCCGGCAACTACTTTGCCCGACTCACAACACCGAAAAATACCGCCACCGCCCGCTTGACACTTTTTAAGTAA
- a CDS encoding PKD domain-containing protein: MNKPLALFCLTLLIVNCVTNQPPTAPEISGPTTARPGDTVTFTFVATDPEGSEVSYKIVWGDTSSIDWTPFYASGQPVRRQHIYPDTGTYTIKAIARDQKLKESPWSESLIVNIRLLPPGVPEKPAGPAFCTTGVTYQYRFRASHPQNDSLWYQIDWGGKVDDWRGPIPSDTYLLVNHTFDTAGIYAIAVRARDSRMQMTNWSDTLLVTVVAIPGGPPTNFTIEAASDTTVRLSWQPPVEGVPNFYRLQFKEIGGTGWSTVVETSALSVEHNPHGKTGVYKVSALFDSAEYTCTTTLTTVPVATSALTIAELNAGSNSGYGWNRTTGEGATYSMTQAANAANVDFYITDFQTTTYSIASPDLGPSDPGNIVPAASWRVNGIAGPLTSENAPLPAHSAGVYFNYQDITRTPYLAAIYTEDGYYALVKLYGFNPVDKTYQVSGWFQLVKGLRLIQH, encoded by the coding sequence ATGAACAAACCACTTGCCCTCTTTTGCCTGACCCTGTTGATTGTCAACTGTGTTACCAACCAGCCACCCACCGCACCAGAAATCTCCGGTCCAACAACCGCCCGTCCTGGTGATACTGTCACCTTCACCTTTGTCGCCACCGACCCCGAAGGCAGCGAAGTGTCCTACAAAATTGTCTGGGGCGACACATCCAGCATTGACTGGACACCATTTTACGCCAGCGGTCAACCAGTGCGGCGCCAGCACATCTATCCGGACACCGGCACCTACACCATCAAGGCAATCGCCCGCGACCAAAAACTCAAAGAGTCACCCTGGAGCGAAAGTTTGATTGTCAACATCCGGTTACTTCCGCCCGGAGTTCCGGAAAAGCCGGCTGGTCCTGCCTTCTGCACCACCGGCGTAACCTATCAGTACCGATTCCGTGCCTCCCATCCCCAGAACGACAGCCTCTGGTACCAGATTGACTGGGGTGGCAAGGTTGACGACTGGCGCGGACCAATACCCAGCGACACCTATCTACTGGTCAATCACACCTTTGACACCGCGGGCATCTATGCGATTGCGGTGCGGGCACGTGACAGCCGAATGCAGATGACCAACTGGTCTGATACCCTGCTCGTTACGGTTGTGGCGATTCCCGGTGGACCACCAACAAACTTCACAATTGAAGCGGCAAGCGACACCACCGTGCGCCTGTCCTGGCAACCACCTGTTGAAGGCGTGCCCAACTTCTACCGGTTGCAGTTCAAAGAGATTGGCGGCACCGGCTGGAGCACAGTCGTTGAAACCAGCGCCTTGAGCGTGGAACACAACCCGCACGGCAAAACCGGCGTTTACAAGGTATCGGCTTTATTCGACTCGGCAGAATATACCTGTACCACTACTCTTACCACCGTGCCAGTAGCAACTTCTGCCTTGACTATTGCTGAATTGAATGCAGGGAGTAATTCTGGATACGGCTGGAACCGCACCACCGGTGAGGGTGCAACTTACTCAATGACTCAGGCAGCAAACGCGGCGAATGTCGACTTCTACATCACCGACTTCCAGACAACAACCTACTCAATTGCCAGTCCTGACCTCGGTCCAAGTGACCCGGGCAATATAGTTCCCGCCGCCTCCTGGCGCGTAAATGGAATTGCTGGCCCCCTTACAAGTGAAAACGCTCCTCTACCAGCTCATTCGGCCGGTGTTTATTTCAACTATCAAGATATCACCCGTACACCATATCTCGCTGCCATCTACACCGAGGATGGTTACTACGCTCTAGTAAAACTGTACGGATTTAACCCTGTTGACAAAACCTATCAGGTTTCTGGCTGGTTCCAGTTGGTCAAAGGACTGCGCTTAATCCAGCACTAA
- a CDS encoding PKD domain-containing protein yields the protein MNKPLALFCLTLLIVNCVTNQPPTAPEISGPTTARPGDTVTFTFVATDPEGSEVSYKIVWGDTSSIDWTPFYASGQPVRRQHIYPDTGTYTIKAIARDQKLKESPWSESLIVNIRLLPPGVPEKPAGPAFCTTGVTYQYRFRASHPQNDSLWYQIDWGGKVDDWRGPIPSDTYLLVNHTFDTAGIYAIAVRARDSRMQMTNWSDTLLVTVVAIPGGPPTNFTIEAASDTTVRLSWQPPVEGVPNFYRLQFKEIGGTGWSTVVETSGLSVEHNPHGLTGMYKIAAVFGATVYEDTIPLSTVPVPTGNVTVGELSGPDKPGYGWNRLTGIGKAFLMNDTIYCDSIDWFCTDFATGSNGPFYYVVSPHIAPYDTSGNVPPGPWRQTALALLADEQGPVPPAGDTSYHNIIRLTTAPVSFAIRTEDDYYAIVKVNQIRISNKDIRAQAWFQPINGLRLLRH from the coding sequence ATGAACAAACCACTTGCCCTCTTTTGCCTGACCCTGTTGATTGTCAACTGTGTTACCAACCAGCCACCCACCGCACCAGAAATCTCCGGTCCAACAACCGCCCGTCCTGGTGATACTGTCACCTTCACCTTTGTCGCCACCGACCCCGAAGGCAGCGAAGTGTCCTACAAAATTGTCTGGGGCGACACATCCAGCATTGACTGGACACCATTTTACGCCAGCGGTCAACCAGTGCGGCGCCAGCACATCTATCCGGACACCGGCACCTACACCATCAAGGCAATCGCCCGCGACCAAAAACTCAAAGAGTCACCCTGGAGCGAAAGTTTGATTGTCAACATCCGGTTACTTCCGCCCGGAGTTCCGGAAAAGCCGGCTGGTCCTGCCTTCTGCACCACCGGCGTAACCTATCAGTACCGATTCCGTGCCTCCCATCCCCAGAACGACAGCCTCTGGTACCAGATTGACTGGGGTGGCAAGGTTGACGACTGGCGCGGACCAATACCCAGCGACACCTATCTACTGGTCAATCACACCTTTGACACCGCGGGCATCTATGCGATTGCGGTGCGGGCACGTGACAGCCGAATGCAGATGACCAACTGGTCTGATACCCTGCTCGTTACGGTTGTGGCGATTCCCGGTGGACCACCAACAAACTTCACAATTGAAGCGGCAAGCGACACCACCGTGCGCCTGTCCTGGCAACCACCTGTTGAAGGCGTGCCCAACTTCTACCGGTTGCAGTTCAAAGAGATTGGCGGCACCGGCTGGAGCACAGTCGTTGAAACCAGCGGTTTGAGCGTGGAACACAACCCGCACGGCTTGACCGGAATGTACAAAATCGCTGCGGTGTTTGGCGCTACCGTTTACGAAGATACCATTCCCCTTTCCACTGTACCGGTCCCGACCGGCAATGTTACCGTGGGCGAACTTTCCGGTCCGGACAAACCAGGCTATGGCTGGAACCGATTAACGGGCATCGGCAAGGCGTTTCTGATGAACGATACCATTTACTGCGATTCAATTGACTGGTTCTGCACCGACTTTGCCACCGGCTCAAACGGACCATTCTACTATGTTGTCAGTCCGCACATCGCACCATATGACACCAGCGGCAATGTGCCTCCTGGACCCTGGCGCCAGACCGCGCTCGCCCTGCTTGCCGATGAACAGGGACCGGTGCCACCTGCCGGTGACACCTCCTACCACAACATCATCCGGCTCACCACCGCACCGGTCTCATTTGCCATCCGCACCGAAGACGACTACTATGCAATCGTCAAAGTCAACCAGATAAGAATCTCCAACAAAGACATCCGCGCCCAGGCATGGTTCCAGCCCATCAACGGCTTACGCCTGCTCCGGCATTAA